From Vanacampus margaritifer isolate UIUO_Vmar chromosome 8, RoL_Vmar_1.0, whole genome shotgun sequence, a single genomic window includes:
- the LOC144056654 gene encoding cell division control protein 42 homolog isoform X1, translating to MQTIKCVVVGDGAVGKTCLLISYTTNKFPSEYVPTVFDNYAVTVMIGGEPYTLGLFDTAGQEDYDRLRPLSYPQTDVFLVCFSVVSPSSFENVKEKWVPEITHHCPKTPFLLVGTQIDLRDDPSTIEKLAKNKQKPITPETAEKLARDLKAVKYVECSALTQKGLKNVFDEAILAALEPPEPKKKRKCVLL from the exons ATGCAGACCATCAAGTGTGTTGTAGTTGGCGATGGTGCTGTGGGTAAAACCTGCCTGCTCATCTCATACACCACAAACAAATTTCCCTCTGAATATGTACCTACA GTGTTTGATAATTATGCTGTAACTGTAATGATTGGAGGCGAGCCCTACACACTGGGCTTATTTGATACTGCAG GTCAGGAAGATTATGACCGGTTACGACCTCTGAGTTATCCCCAGACAGATGtcttccttgtgtgtttttctgttgTGTCTCCCTCATCATTCGAAAACGTAAAAGAAAAG TGGGTTCCAGAGATCACCCACCATTGTCCAAAGACCCCCTTCCTGCTAGTCGGCACTCAGATTGACTTACGAGATGACCCCTCAACTATAGAGAAGCTGGCAAAGAACAAGCAAAAACCTATTACCCCAGAGACGGCAGAGAAGCTGGCAAGAGACCTCAAGGCTGTGAAATATGTGGAGTGCTCAGCCCTCACACAG AAAGGCCTAAAGAATGTGTTTGATGAGGCGATATTGGCCGCACTGGAGCCCCCCGAGCCCAAGAAGAAGCGCAAATGTGTGCTGCTATGA
- the LOC144056654 gene encoding cell division control protein 42 homolog isoform X2 — translation MQTIKCVVVGDGAVGKTCLLISYTTNKFPSEYVPTVFDNYAVTVMIGGEPYTLGLFDTAGQEDYDRLRPLSYPQTDVFLVCFSVVSPSSFENVKEKWVPEITHHCPKTPFLLVGTQIDLRDDPSTIEKLAKNKQKPITPETAEKLARDLKAVKYVECSALTQRGLKNVFDEAILAALEPPEMQRQRKCCIF, via the exons ATGCAGACCATCAAGTGTGTTGTAGTTGGCGATGGTGCTGTGGGTAAAACCTGCCTGCTCATCTCATACACCACAAACAAATTTCCCTCTGAATATGTACCTACA GTGTTTGATAATTATGCTGTAACTGTAATGATTGGAGGCGAGCCCTACACACTGGGCTTATTTGATACTGCAG GTCAGGAAGATTATGACCGGTTACGACCTCTGAGTTATCCCCAGACAGATGtcttccttgtgtgtttttctgttgTGTCTCCCTCATCATTCGAAAACGTAAAAGAAAAG TGGGTTCCAGAGATCACCCACCATTGTCCAAAGACCCCCTTCCTGCTAGTCGGCACTCAGATTGACTTACGAGATGACCCCTCAACTATAGAGAAGCTGGCAAAGAACAAGCAAAAACCTATTACCCCAGAGACGGCAGAGAAGCTGGCAAGAGACCTCAAGGCTGTGAAATATGTGGAGTGCTCAGCCCTCACACAG CGAGGGCTGAAGAATGTATTTGATGAAGCTATCCTAGCTGCCCTCGAACCTCCTGAGATGCAGAGACAGAGAAAATGCTGCatattttaa